In the Muricauda sp. MAR_2010_75 genome, one interval contains:
- a CDS encoding 2-hydroxyacid dehydrogenase, translating into MKVLVYSAKHFEIDNIKKANDGKHKITFVPDALNPNTAVLAAGYEAISIFSNDDASLVVLEILKDLGVKYITLRATGYNNVSIKSAKRIGLRVAYAPEYSPHAIAEHTVGLLLALNRKLIQADAQVHKHNFLLDDLVGFDLNGKTVGVFGTGRIGSIVVKILHAFGCKLLANDVQKNQFLENHYDLEYVSLEELCKRSDIVSINAPLTYDTHHVFRNSLLKVMKKDALLINTARGAIVKTKDVIHALKKGNLAGYAADVYEAEEGIFFKDNSSTGIKDEQLLELLSLPNVLLTPHQAFATKEALARIAETTIYNLDCWQEGRSCKNELGYETFVS; encoded by the coding sequence ATGAAAGTACTAGTTTACAGCGCAAAGCATTTTGAGATTGATAACATTAAAAAGGCCAATGACGGCAAACACAAGATTACCTTTGTGCCAGATGCATTGAATCCGAATACGGCGGTCTTGGCAGCGGGCTACGAGGCCATTTCCATCTTTTCCAATGACGATGCCTCTTTGGTAGTGCTTGAAATCTTGAAGGATTTGGGAGTAAAGTACATCACCTTAAGGGCAACCGGCTACAACAATGTCAGCATTAAATCCGCAAAGCGAATAGGTCTTAGAGTGGCTTATGCCCCAGAATATTCCCCACATGCCATTGCGGAACACACTGTGGGACTATTGTTGGCTTTGAACCGTAAACTGATTCAGGCTGATGCACAGGTCCACAAACACAACTTTTTATTGGATGATTTAGTGGGATTTGATTTAAACGGAAAAACTGTGGGTGTGTTTGGAACTGGGCGGATAGGTTCCATCGTAGTGAAGATTCTCCATGCATTTGGATGCAAGCTATTGGCCAATGATGTTCAAAAGAACCAATTTTTGGAGAACCATTATGACCTAGAGTATGTAAGTTTGGAAGAATTGTGCAAAAGATCGGATATTGTAAGCATCAATGCTCCACTTACTTACGATACCCACCATGTTTTTAGAAACTCCTTGCTAAAAGTAATGAAGAAGGATGCCCTGCTCATCAATACGGCCCGGGGTGCCATTGTAAAGACGAAGGACGTTATCCATGCGCTTAAAAAAGGAAATCTGGCAGGCTATGCCGCCGATGTTTATGAGGCAGAAGAAGGTATTTTTTTCAAAGACAACAGTTCAACCGGAATAAAAGACGAGCAACTTTTGGAGCTCCTTTCTTTGCCCAATGTACTGCTTACGCCACACCAAGCCTTTGCCACCAAGGAAGCCTTGGCCCGGATTGCTGAAACCACCATATACAACCTAGATTGCTGGCAAGAGGGGAGAAGCTGTAAGAATGAGTTGGGTTATGAAACCTTTGTCTCATAA
- the cls gene encoding cardiolipin synthase: MNQMLIPILIALYVLIALTMVVSLLFNGVRPSKTLAWLLAIFTIPVGGVLLYILFGRNRRKNKMFSLKNRFDSKNNNGAIHCAPEVSANKLKITQLINNTSWCPVTCHNHLELLKDGKNTFESIFEALEDAKEHIHLQYYIFEDGELANKLLQVFEKKIAENVTIRLLYDGIGSYSLSKKYLKKLKAIGVETAQFLPFKFGRFLSSLNYRNHRKIIVIDNKVGFTGGINISDKYLKGDPALGKWHDTHLKIEGEAVDFLNKTFIKDWFLASGNNVDTSTFKTFPTSEKGYSLQIVPSGPDDDFDVMEQAYFSIINSAERYLYIVNPYIIPNHAILQALITAALSGVDVRILMSTTTDIKLVDWCVRAYFESYLKAGIKIYMYADGFLHSKVMLCDDEIASIGTANLDNRSLQQNYEAQVFVYDEALCQQMKSNFLNDCEKSVILADYEKHKQRHWFKKLIEGFAKLLSPLL; this comes from the coding sequence ATGAATCAGATGCTGATACCTATTCTTATTGCCCTTTATGTTCTTATTGCCTTGACCATGGTGGTAAGCTTATTGTTCAATGGGGTCAGGCCAAGTAAGACCTTAGCTTGGCTTTTGGCCATTTTCACAATTCCGGTTGGAGGCGTTCTTCTCTACATCTTATTTGGACGAAATAGGAGAAAAAACAAGATGTTTTCCTTAAAGAACCGGTTTGACTCTAAAAATAACAACGGTGCGATACATTGTGCTCCAGAGGTTTCGGCAAACAAACTTAAAATTACCCAACTCATCAACAATACCTCTTGGTGCCCGGTTACCTGCCATAATCATCTGGAATTGCTCAAAGATGGGAAAAACACCTTTGAGAGCATTTTTGAGGCATTGGAGGATGCCAAGGAACACATTCATCTTCAATATTACATCTTTGAGGACGGAGAATTGGCAAACAAACTTCTCCAAGTATTTGAAAAGAAAATAGCTGAAAATGTTACCATCCGACTTTTGTACGATGGTATTGGCAGTTACTCGCTGAGCAAAAAATATCTGAAAAAACTTAAGGCAATAGGTGTGGAAACTGCACAGTTTCTTCCCTTTAAATTTGGAAGGTTCCTGAGTTCCCTAAATTACAGGAACCATAGAAAAATCATCGTAATTGACAATAAAGTGGGATTCACCGGAGGAATAAATATATCCGATAAGTATTTAAAGGGAGACCCCGCTCTTGGCAAGTGGCACGACACGCATCTAAAAATTGAAGGTGAGGCCGTTGATTTCTTGAACAAAACCTTTATTAAAGATTGGTTTCTCGCCAGTGGAAACAATGTGGATACTTCAACCTTTAAAACATTTCCCACTTCAGAAAAAGGGTATTCGTTACAAATCGTCCCAAGTGGTCCGGATGATGATTTTGATGTGATGGAGCAGGCCTATTTTTCCATCATAAACAGCGCAGAAAGGTATCTCTACATTGTAAACCCATACATTATACCCAACCATGCCATTTTACAGGCCCTTATAACCGCGGCATTGAGCGGGGTGGATGTCAGGATTCTCATGTCTACCACAACAGATATCAAACTGGTGGATTGGTGCGTTAGGGCCTACTTTGAATCCTACCTAAAGGCAGGCATCAAAATTTACATGTATGCCGATGGTTTTCTGCATAGTAAAGTAATGCTGTGCGATGATGAGATAGCCAGTATTGGGACGGCCAACTTGGACAATAGAAGTCTACAACAAAATTACGAGGCCCAAGTCTTTGTGTATGACGAAGCCCTTTGCCAACAAATGAAATCCAATTTTTTGAACGATTGTGAAAAATCCGTCATTCTTGCGGATTATGAAAAACACAAACAAAGGCATTGGTTCAAAAAGTTGATAGAGGGCTTTGCCAAATTGTTGAGCCCACTTTTATGA
- a CDS encoding alpha/beta hydrolase-fold protein, with product MTKIHFFLCSCILLLISCGPTEKSKYNIAISFDATESPENKDGRLLLMLSTDDSKEPRFQINDGLNTQLIFGMNVDGMAPGESIVFDESIFGYPYPSLSDVPPGEYNVQALLHVYETFNLSTGHTVKLPMDNGEGQQWNTSPGNLYSKPFKIKIGGDGIENVSVVMDQEIPSIPEPEDTEWIKHVKVKSEKLSEFYGRDMYLGAHVLLPKGFAEHPEAKYPLMVFHGHFPSDFGGFRTTPPDPNLEPEYSARFDLEGYNIIQQQEAYDFYKRWNEPDFPRFLIIEIQHPTPYYDDSYAVNSASQGPYGDAITYELIPEIEKQFRGMGEGWSRFLYGGSTGGWEALAVQVKYPEEYNGCFAACPDPIDFRAYCLTNIYEDDNAYYYDAPHKRLEVPSHRNYLGDIQSTLLQGNHLELVLGDKSRSGQQWDIWEATYSPQGDDGYPVRIWDKMTGDIDHEVAEYWKENYDLRHILQRDWDKLGPQLKGKIHIYCGDMDNYYLNNAVYLMEDFLESTTEPYYEGEVLYGDRAEHCWNGDPELPNAISRLRYNSMYVPKIMKRIAESAPQGADLTSWRYQ from the coding sequence ATGACCAAGATTCATTTTTTCCTTTGCAGTTGTATCCTTTTATTGATTTCCTGCGGTCCAACTGAAAAATCAAAATACAATATCGCTATAAGTTTTGATGCAACCGAAAGCCCGGAAAACAAAGACGGCAGATTGCTATTGATGCTTTCTACAGACGACAGTAAAGAACCCCGTTTCCAAATCAATGATGGGCTAAACACACAACTCATCTTTGGGATGAACGTGGATGGCATGGCTCCCGGCGAATCCATTGTATTCGATGAATCCATTTTTGGTTACCCCTACCCTAGTTTAAGCGATGTTCCTCCCGGGGAATACAACGTGCAGGCGCTTTTACATGTGTACGAGACCTTCAATTTATCCACTGGGCATACCGTAAAACTGCCCATGGACAATGGTGAGGGACAACAGTGGAACACTTCACCCGGTAATTTATACAGCAAACCGTTCAAAATTAAGATTGGGGGGGATGGAATTGAAAATGTATCGGTGGTCATGGACCAAGAAATCCCATCCATTCCAGAGCCAGAGGATACGGAATGGATAAAGCATGTCAAGGTGAAATCCGAAAAATTATCGGAATTCTACGGAAGGGATATGTATTTAGGCGCCCATGTGTTGTTGCCCAAAGGTTTTGCGGAACATCCTGAAGCAAAATATCCGTTGATGGTCTTTCACGGACATTTCCCCAGTGATTTTGGTGGCTTCCGAACTACGCCACCGGACCCTAACTTGGAACCTGAATATTCGGCACGATTTGATTTGGAGGGCTACAACATCATACAACAACAAGAAGCCTATGATTTTTACAAGCGCTGGAACGAGCCTGATTTTCCACGTTTCCTCATAATAGAGATTCAACATCCCACCCCCTATTATGATGATTCCTACGCCGTGAACTCTGCAAGTCAGGGCCCCTATGGCGATGCCATTACCTACGAACTCATCCCGGAAATTGAAAAACAATTTCGCGGCATGGGTGAAGGGTGGTCCCGTTTTCTTTATGGAGGTTCAACCGGTGGTTGGGAAGCTTTGGCCGTACAGGTTAAATATCCCGAAGAATACAACGGCTGTTTTGCCGCCTGCCCGGACCCCATCGATTTTAGGGCCTATTGCCTTACCAATATTTATGAAGATGATAATGCCTATTATTACGATGCCCCCCACAAAAGATTGGAGGTTCCTTCCCATCGAAATTATTTAGGGGATATTCAATCCACCTTATTGCAAGGCAACCATTTGGAGTTGGTTTTGGGTGATAAATCCAGGTCAGGTCAACAATGGGATATTTGGGAAGCCACCTATTCACCACAAGGTGATGATGGTTACCCAGTGCGTATTTGGGATAAAATGACGGGAGACATTGACCATGAAGTAGCGGAATACTGGAAAGAAAACTACGACCTTCGGCACATTTTACAACGTGATTGGGACAAATTGGGACCACAGTTAAAGGGGAAAATCCATATTTACTGTGGTGATATGGACAACTACTATCTCAATAATGCGGTCTATCTAATGGAAGATTTTTTGGAGAGCACCACCGAACCGTATTATGAGGGCGAAGTGTTGTACGGTGACCGTGCCGAACACTGCTGGAATGGAGACCCAGAGCTGCCCAATGCCATAAGCCGTTTACGGTATAATTCCATGTACGTTCCAAAAATCATGAAACGTATTGCCGAAAGTGCGCCGCAAGGTGCCGATCTAACGAGTTGGAGATACCAATAG
- a CDS encoding cation diffusion facilitator family transporter translates to MSNEKTAIRTTYFSLLGNVSLALIKGLAGFFGNSYALIADAIESTTDIFSSFLVLLGFKYAEKPPDENHPYGHGKIEPLITFIVVAFLVTSATIIAYESIQHIQTPHKVPEPWTLIVLGGIILWKEISYQVVIRKSKQTQSSSLRADAWHHRSDAITSVMAFLGISIALIFGKGFETADDWAALLASVFILYNSYLIFRPALGEIMDEHLYDDLILEIRKKSSEVEGILGTEKCFIRKSGMKYHVDLHAIVDAKITVEKSHWIAHQLKDHLRDEIPELGHVLIHIEPNEYTYK, encoded by the coding sequence ATGAGCAACGAAAAAACGGCGATACGAACCACCTATTTCAGTCTCCTTGGAAATGTTAGTTTGGCCCTGATAAAAGGTTTAGCTGGTTTTTTCGGAAACTCCTATGCGCTGATTGCGGATGCCATAGAATCGACCACGGATATTTTTTCTTCCTTTTTGGTCTTGTTGGGCTTTAAATATGCGGAAAAGCCCCCAGATGAAAACCATCCGTATGGTCATGGTAAAATTGAACCGTTGATCACCTTCATTGTCGTAGCTTTTTTGGTAACCTCTGCAACCATCATAGCCTATGAAAGCATTCAGCACATACAAACGCCACACAAAGTTCCAGAACCATGGACATTGATAGTTTTGGGAGGTATCATTCTTTGGAAAGAAATTTCATATCAAGTGGTCATCAGAAAAAGCAAACAAACCCAAAGCTCTTCCCTTCGTGCGGACGCATGGCATCATAGAAGTGATGCAATAACTTCGGTAATGGCATTTTTGGGCATTTCCATAGCGCTCATTTTTGGAAAAGGGTTTGAAACGGCCGATGATTGGGCCGCCCTTCTGGCGTCGGTCTTTATTCTGTATAACAGTTATTTGATTTTTCGTCCGGCGCTAGGTGAAATCATGGACGAACACCTATATGATGATTTGATTTTGGAAATCAGAAAAAAATCCTCCGAAGTGGAAGGAATTTTGGGTACGGAAAAATGTTTCATCCGTAAATCTGGAATGAAATACCATGTAGACCTGCATGCCATTGTGGATGCCAAAATCACGGTGGAAAAGAGTCATTGGATCGCCCATCAGCTAAAAGACCATTTAAGGGATGAAATTCCCGAACTGGGGCATGTTCTCATCCATATAGAACCTAATGAATACACCTATAAATAA
- the ppdK gene encoding pyruvate, phosphate dikinase: METLTDKNLSVYTFGNKKADGSRKMKNLLGGKGANLAEMSRIGIPVPPGFTITTEVCTQYNEEGKEAVIARIEPEVRSAITNIEETMGAIFGDDDNPLLISVRSGARVSMPGMMDTVLNLGLNDESIKGVIKMTGNERFAWDSYRRFIQMYSSVVMGLKPESKDDLDPFEEIIDHLKDKRRIEQDTQFTVQDLQDLVYDFKDIVKKRTGKPFPNNPWDQLWGAITAVFDSWNGARAIYYRKMHGYPEDWGTAVNVQAMVFGNMGEDSGTGVCFTRDAGTGENVFNGEYLINAQGEDVVAGVRTPQQITLLGSQRWAKLAQVEEEERKEKYPSLEELMPDIYKELFEYQNKLETHYQDMQDMEFTIQQGKLWILQTRNGKRTGAAMVKIAMDLLKEGLIDEKKAMMRIEPNKLNELLHPIFDPEALQEADVIAQGLPASPGAATGQIVFFADEADKFKNSILVRIETSPEDVEGMNIAKGIVTARGGMTSHAAVVARGIGKCCVSGAGALKINYKTRTLKVGDHEYHEGDWISINGSTGNILEGKVATKEPELSGEFAELMELSDNYATMEVRTNADTPKDALIARNFGAKGIGLTRTEHMFFEVDRIKAMREMILADTIKGRKQALKELLPMQRNDFEGIFRAMEGYPVTIRLLDPPLHEFVPHQLATQKELAEELHISLAAVKSKVAELEEFNPMMGHRGCRLGNTYPEITEMQTQAILEAALKVKKDGITVKPEIMVPLVGTVEEFMQQKAIIDATAEEVFKKRKDTVEYTVGTMMETPRATLIADKIAENADFFSFGTNDLTQMTFGYSRDDSGKFLPIYLEKGILKADPFEILDQEGVGQLIELGTQRGRESHPGLKVGICGEHGGEPSSVGFCQKVGMNYVSCSPFRVPIARVAAAQAALNNN, from the coding sequence ATGGAAACACTTACTGATAAAAACCTCAGCGTGTACACCTTCGGCAACAAAAAAGCGGATGGGAGTCGCAAAATGAAAAATCTATTGGGAGGTAAGGGCGCCAATTTGGCTGAAATGAGCCGAATAGGTATTCCTGTGCCCCCCGGATTTACCATCACCACTGAAGTTTGTACACAATACAACGAAGAAGGCAAAGAAGCCGTCATTGCTCGAATTGAACCTGAGGTACGTTCCGCAATTACCAACATTGAAGAAACCATGGGGGCCATTTTTGGCGATGATGATAATCCTTTATTGATTTCGGTTCGTTCTGGAGCACGCGTCTCCATGCCCGGCATGATGGATACCGTTCTCAACCTTGGGTTGAACGATGAGTCCATTAAAGGAGTCATTAAAATGACAGGCAATGAGCGTTTTGCCTGGGATTCCTACCGCCGATTCATTCAAATGTACAGTAGTGTGGTCATGGGGCTCAAACCAGAATCCAAGGATGACCTTGATCCCTTTGAAGAGATTATCGATCATTTAAAGGATAAAAGAAGGATTGAGCAGGATACCCAATTTACTGTTCAAGATCTTCAAGATCTGGTATACGATTTTAAGGATATTGTTAAAAAAAGAACCGGAAAACCCTTCCCCAACAATCCATGGGACCAGCTTTGGGGCGCCATTACCGCCGTATTCGATAGTTGGAACGGTGCTCGCGCCATCTATTACCGAAAAATGCACGGATACCCAGAAGATTGGGGTACCGCGGTGAACGTTCAGGCCATGGTATTTGGCAATATGGGAGAAGATTCGGGAACCGGGGTATGCTTTACCCGGGATGCCGGGACCGGGGAAAATGTGTTCAACGGGGAATATCTTATCAACGCCCAAGGTGAGGATGTGGTCGCCGGAGTCCGAACCCCGCAACAAATTACTTTGTTAGGCTCCCAACGTTGGGCCAAACTTGCCCAAGTGGAGGAGGAAGAACGCAAGGAAAAATATCCTTCCTTGGAAGAGTTGATGCCCGATATCTACAAGGAACTTTTTGAATATCAAAATAAACTGGAAACACATTACCAAGATATGCAAGACATGGAATTTACCATTCAACAAGGTAAACTCTGGATCTTGCAGACCCGTAACGGTAAACGTACCGGTGCCGCCATGGTAAAAATTGCCATGGATTTGCTCAAAGAAGGCCTTATAGATGAAAAAAAGGCAATGATGCGCATAGAGCCCAACAAACTGAACGAACTCTTGCATCCCATCTTTGACCCTGAAGCTTTACAAGAAGCCGATGTCATTGCCCAAGGTTTACCTGCCTCTCCCGGTGCGGCCACTGGTCAAATTGTGTTCTTTGCCGATGAGGCGGATAAATTCAAGAACAGTATTTTGGTCCGTATTGAAACCTCTCCCGAAGATGTAGAAGGTATGAACATAGCCAAAGGTATTGTTACCGCCCGTGGGGGAATGACCTCCCACGCCGCTGTGGTTGCCAGAGGTATTGGTAAATGCTGTGTCTCTGGAGCGGGTGCCTTAAAAATCAACTATAAGACAAGAACCCTTAAAGTGGGTGACCACGAATACCATGAAGGAGATTGGATATCCATCAATGGCTCCACAGGAAATATCTTGGAAGGTAAAGTTGCCACCAAGGAACCCGAATTAAGCGGTGAATTTGCCGAGTTGATGGAACTATCCGATAATTATGCCACCATGGAGGTACGTACCAATGCCGACACCCCTAAAGATGCCCTTATTGCACGGAATTTTGGGGCAAAAGGTATCGGTTTGACCCGTACTGAGCACATGTTCTTTGAAGTGGACCGTATCAAGGCCATGCGGGAAATGATTTTGGCCGATACCATTAAAGGTCGTAAACAAGCCTTGAAAGAATTATTGCCCATGCAACGCAACGACTTTGAGGGAATCTTTAGGGCGATGGAAGGCTATCCTGTAACAATACGACTATTGGATCCACCTTTGCACGAGTTTGTGCCCCATCAATTGGCCACACAAAAAGAATTGGCCGAAGAATTGCATATTTCCTTAGCTGCCGTAAAAAGCAAAGTGGCCGAATTGGAAGAGTTTAACCCTATGATGGGCCATAGAGGATGTAGATTGGGAAATACCTATCCTGAAATTACCGAGATGCAGACACAAGCCATTTTGGAAGCTGCCCTAAAAGTGAAAAAGGATGGTATCACCGTTAAACCTGAAATCATGGTGCCATTGGTAGGCACCGTGGAAGAGTTTATGCAGCAAAAAGCAATCATTGATGCAACAGCTGAAGAAGTTTTCAAAAAACGCAAGGATACGGTGGAGTATACCGTTGGTACAATGATGGAAACCCCAAGGGCCACGTTGATCGCAGATAAAATTGCGGAAAATGCCGATTTCTTCTCTTTTGGAACCAATGACCTTACCCAGATGACTTTTGGCTATTCAAGGGATGATTCAGGAAAATTTCTCCCTATATATCTTGAAAAAGGCATCCTAAAAGCAGATCCTTTTGAAATATTGGATCAAGAAGGTGTTGGACAATTAATTGAGCTAGGCACCCAAAGGGGTAGGGAAAGCCATCCAGGCCTTAAGGTAGGCATTTGTGGGGAACATGGTGGCGAACCCAGCTCCGTGGGCTTCTGTCAAAAAGTGGGCATGAACTATGTGAGCTGCTCACCCTTTAGGGTGCCCATTGCCCGGGTTGCCGCAGCACAAGCGGCCTTGAACAATAATTGA
- a CDS encoding YceI family protein, with product MQSHIKNRQFSLHAVILVMALGLFPIATSAQSHKLSNGEGEVTVTGTSTLHDWEEVAEQKSGSISLDNTGELPKINSLKFTVEAESLKSGKGAMDKNTYKALNTDDYKQIVFELKQVKSISPVVSTANKYRVVATGNLTISGTTNTIDLPFNLTVTDSKVLLEGKKPLKMTDYNIEPPKALLGTITTGDEIEVHFNTVWK from the coding sequence ATGCAATCACACATTAAAAATCGTCAGTTTTCACTGCATGCAGTTATCCTTGTAATGGCATTGGGCCTGTTTCCAATAGCAACCTCCGCACAGAGCCATAAGCTCAGCAATGGAGAAGGAGAAGTTACGGTAACAGGAACTTCCACCCTCCATGATTGGGAAGAAGTTGCTGAACAGAAATCAGGTTCCATTTCATTGGATAATACAGGTGAACTCCCAAAAATCAATTCCCTAAAATTTACGGTGGAAGCCGAGAGTTTAAAGAGTGGAAAAGGGGCCATGGACAAGAACACGTATAAAGCACTCAATACAGATGACTATAAGCAAATTGTATTTGAGTTGAAACAAGTGAAAAGTATTTCACCTGTTGTATCCACAGCCAACAAATACAGGGTTGTTGCCACGGGCAACCTCACCATTTCGGGGACCACCAATACCATAGACCTGCCTTTTAACCTAACCGTTACCGATAGCAAGGTATTGTTGGAGGGCAAGAAACCTTTAAAAATGACAGATTACAACATTGAACCTCCAAAAGCACTTTTGGGAACCATTACCACCGGTGATGAGATCGAGGTTCACTTTAATACAGTTTGGAAATAA
- a CDS encoding YceI family protein yields the protein MIPLVPHTIKSFSAASILVLAVGFSDPEREMMVSVASESEVVISGTTNVNTFNCKYNLQRLELPIRMIYNERSDRILFENAKLELENDCFDCGGKMINKDFRELLKTESHPQVELRLLYVEPPKQETNEIGVGMEIIIAGVTRQYKANLKCEDQKNICVSGTLQLRLSDFGLEPPRKALGMIKVDNDIKVNVTLVIKET from the coding sequence ATGATACCTTTGGTTCCACATACCATCAAAAGCTTTTCGGCAGCATCCATTCTTGTACTGGCTGTGGGGTTTTCAGACCCTGAACGAGAAATGATGGTTTCAGTAGCCTCAGAAAGTGAGGTGGTCATTTCAGGAACCACCAATGTAAACACTTTCAATTGTAAGTATAATTTACAAAGGCTTGAGTTGCCCATCCGTATGATCTACAATGAGCGATCCGACCGTATTCTTTTTGAGAATGCAAAACTCGAACTGGAAAATGATTGTTTTGACTGCGGCGGTAAAATGATAAACAAGGATTTTAGGGAGTTGCTCAAGACCGAATCGCATCCCCAAGTGGAATTACGCCTTTTGTATGTTGAACCTCCAAAACAGGAAACCAACGAAATTGGTGTTGGGATGGAAATCATCATCGCGGGAGTTACTCGTCAATATAAAGCAAACCTAAAATGCGAGGATCAAAAGAATATCTGTGTAAGCGGTACTTTGCAGCTCCGTTTGAGCGATTTTGGCCTAGAGCCGCCCCGCAAGGCACTGGGTATGATCAAGGTGGACAATGATATTAAAGTAAATGTTACCTTGGTAATCAAGGAAACTTAG
- a CDS encoding sugar phosphate isomerase/epimerase, translating to MNRILSTKGMLTLFLAFFTITIFAQENFGGLALYTVRDNMGKDPKTTLKKVADAGYAYIEAAGYNEGKFYGMSPEDFKAYLESLGLKPVSTHQGSATLDNIDEEIKAVKAAGFEYFAIPVPPMGLFTFNAENRTMGMKGTVANLAEILTEMGKKCEAAGLKLLYHNHDFEYKKNDEGIVPIDYLLENTDPKYVNFQMDLYWVTKAEADPVAYFEKYPGRFKSWHVKDMDDEGKFAPVGEGHIDFKRILTEKETSGMAKYFVEQDMTWDKKPLEVIKISHKGIGEIGFD from the coding sequence ATGAACAGGATTTTATCTACAAAAGGAATGCTAACCCTTTTTTTGGCATTTTTTACGATTACAATTTTTGCGCAGGAAAACTTTGGCGGACTGGCACTCTATACGGTGAGGGACAATATGGGTAAAGACCCCAAAACAACCTTAAAGAAGGTGGCCGATGCAGGGTATGCCTATATTGAGGCGGCCGGATATAATGAAGGAAAATTCTATGGAATGTCGCCGGAAGATTTTAAGGCCTATCTGGAAAGTTTAGGGTTAAAACCCGTTAGTACTCACCAAGGGTCCGCAACTTTAGATAATATTGATGAGGAAATTAAAGCAGTAAAAGCGGCAGGTTTTGAATATTTTGCTATTCCCGTGCCTCCTATGGGGCTTTTCACTTTTAATGCTGAAAACAGAACAATGGGCATGAAGGGTACTGTTGCCAATTTAGCAGAAATCCTAACTGAAATGGGGAAAAAATGTGAGGCCGCTGGTTTGAAATTGCTCTATCACAACCACGATTTTGAATATAAAAAGAACGACGAAGGTATAGTGCCCATTGACTATTTATTGGAAAACACAGATCCAAAATATGTGAACTTTCAAATGGATTTGTATTGGGTTACCAAGGCAGAGGCCGATCCAGTGGCTTACTTCGAAAAATATCCGGGAAGGTTTAAGTCATGGCATGTAAAGGATATGGATGATGAAGGTAAATTTGCTCCTGTTGGGGAAGGCCATATCGATTTTAAAAGAATCTTGACAGAAAAAGAGACTTCTGGAATGGCAAAATATTTTGTGGAGCAGGACATGACCTGGGACAAAAAGCCATTGGAAGTTATAAAAATCAGTCACAAAGGCATTGGGGAGATAGGGTTTGACTAG